A part of Blastopirellula marina genomic DNA contains:
- a CDS encoding cation:dicarboxylate symporter family transporter — protein MKRLSLTAWILIGLTLGIAVGIFVGERAQVLDPLGTGFIRLLQMAVLPYFIVSLPLGFGRLSFEEAKLLGVRLAAFSALLWLLAIALVVMLPITFPVIASANFFSATMVESSQPVNFVELYIPANPFRSLSDAIIPGVVVFGIALGIALIGVPKKQQLLNILDSLADALGRITGFVVKLTPIGVFALAASAAGTMTLEDLSRLQVYLIAYTVGATLLTFWLVPMLVASLTPFSYRDILRATRDPLVTGFTTGNLLVVLAMLAENCKHLFQEQEELSRGRAESVVDVCLPIAFTFPNMGVVLLLLFIPFAGWFTGNPVEMSQYPKLCLLGFFSFFGSVEIGLPFVLQQLRIPTDMFQLHVVTLVYIGRLATMLAVMHLAGVALLTAAGNAGWLKFRPKRISAFAGLTVALLVVAVGGTRFVLETTVDRAYSKDEMIAGMQSIQYELKGSVSREIPEPMSEPEEGSVLNQIRERGVLRVGYDPGGMPFSFFNKKDELVGLDIEMTQALADELGVTVEYSPYQKGEMAAGLKGNRRYDMLVGGLFATPSRVESMLFSQGYLDLNLSFVVPDYRKHQFDSFASLRQMERPRIAVLERPYFGTWIQNTAPAAEIVLVDSPKEFFDQPDSYDALVMSAEAGSAWTLLHPSYSVVVPQDARLQVSIGYPMPIEAKRLENVVSHWIDLKQKDGTIDSLYAHWIEGKSAENSQPRWNVMTNVLGWGKPITQPEAVARKPLPRVP, from the coding sequence ATGAAGCGTTTAAGTTTGACGGCTTGGATCTTAATTGGTTTAACACTTGGAATTGCTGTAGGAATCTTTGTTGGTGAACGTGCCCAGGTGCTTGATCCGCTGGGCACCGGTTTCATTCGCCTGCTGCAAATGGCGGTCTTGCCTTACTTTATTGTCAGTCTTCCGCTTGGATTCGGTCGACTCAGTTTTGAAGAAGCCAAGTTACTCGGAGTGCGTTTGGCCGCGTTCTCTGCGCTGCTATGGCTGCTGGCGATCGCACTTGTTGTCATGCTGCCGATTACTTTTCCAGTGATCGCCTCGGCAAATTTCTTTAGTGCGACGATGGTTGAATCCAGCCAGCCGGTTAACTTTGTCGAACTCTACATCCCAGCGAACCCGTTTCGAAGTTTGTCCGACGCAATCATCCCAGGCGTGGTTGTCTTTGGGATTGCCTTAGGCATCGCGCTGATCGGTGTGCCGAAGAAGCAGCAGCTACTCAATATTCTGGATAGTCTGGCTGATGCCCTCGGGCGGATTACAGGCTTCGTCGTGAAGCTAACCCCGATCGGTGTTTTCGCCTTGGCGGCCAGCGCTGCGGGGACGATGACGCTGGAGGATTTAAGCCGATTGCAGGTTTATCTGATTGCCTACACGGTAGGGGCAACGCTGCTTACGTTCTGGCTTGTGCCAATGTTGGTGGCCTCGCTTACGCCATTCAGTTATCGCGATATTTTGCGAGCGACCCGCGATCCGCTTGTCACTGGTTTCACGACCGGAAACTTGTTGGTTGTGCTGGCCATGTTGGCGGAAAACTGCAAACATCTGTTTCAAGAGCAGGAAGAACTGAGTCGCGGTCGTGCCGAATCGGTTGTCGATGTTTGCTTACCGATCGCGTTCACGTTCCCCAACATGGGCGTGGTGTTGTTACTGTTATTTATCCCGTTTGCTGGTTGGTTTACCGGCAACCCGGTCGAGATGTCGCAGTACCCGAAGCTATGTTTACTCGGCTTCTTCAGCTTCTTTGGCAGTGTCGAGATCGGGCTACCGTTCGTGCTGCAACAGCTGCGGATTCCGACCGATATGTTTCAATTACATGTGGTAACGCTCGTTTACATCGGACGTCTGGCGACAATGCTCGCCGTGATGCACTTAGCTGGCGTGGCGCTGCTGACGGCTGCCGGAAATGCTGGCTGGTTGAAGTTCCGGCCGAAACGGATTTCGGCATTCGCCGGCCTGACCGTCGCGCTGCTGGTTGTGGCGGTTGGTGGGACGCGATTTGTCTTAGAAACGACCGTCGACCGAGCTTACTCCAAGGACGAGATGATCGCCGGGATGCAATCGATTCAGTACGAACTGAAAGGAAGCGTCAGCCGCGAGATCCCTGAGCCGATGTCGGAACCTGAAGAGGGATCGGTACTGAACCAGATTCGCGAGCGTGGCGTTCTACGCGTCGGCTACGATCCAGGCGGCATGCCATTCAGCTTCTTCAACAAGAAGGACGAACTGGTCGGATTAGATATTGAAATGACCCAAGCCTTGGCTGATGAATTAGGGGTCACCGTCGAATACAGTCCTTATCAAAAGGGTGAAATGGCGGCGGGGCTCAAGGGCAATCGCCGTTACGACATGCTGGTCGGTGGACTGTTTGCCACGCCAAGTCGCGTGGAATCGATGTTGTTCAGCCAAGGCTATCTCGACTTGAACCTATCGTTTGTGGTGCCAGATTATCGCAAGCATCAGTTCGATTCGTTCGCCAGTTTGCGGCAAATGGAACGTCCGCGGATTGCGGTTTTAGAGCGTCCCTACTTTGGAACCTGGATTCAAAATACAGCCCCTGCGGCTGAGATTGTGCTGGTTGACTCTCCCAAGGAATTCTTTGACCAGCCAGATAGCTACGACGCCCTGGTGATGAGTGCTGAAGCAGGCAGTGCGTGGACACTGTTGCATCCAAGTTACAGCGTGGTTGTGCCTCAGGATGCTCGCCTGCAAGTGAGCATTGGTTACCCGATGCCGATTGAAGCCAAGCGACTCGAGAACGTGGTAAGTCACTGGATTGATCTCAAGCAGAAGGATGGAACAATCGATTCGCTGTACGCCCACTGGATTGAAGGGAAATCAGCGGAAAACTCGCAGCCGAGATGGAACGTGATGACCAACGTCTTAGGCTGGGGGAAACCGATTACTCAGCCAGAGGCAGTAGCGCGAAAGCCACTGCCACGCGTGCCGTAG